Part of the Acropora palmata chromosome 10, jaAcrPala1.3, whole genome shotgun sequence genome, CAACAAGCACTAAGACACAGGAAGAGCTGATGGAAGCACGATTTGACCTTTTCACGACCAAGAACAGTAGCCAGCGCAAAAATGCCATTGAAAAGGTTGAGGCACTGGAAAGAGAATTAGAAGCAAACCTCACAGAACTCCGCAAGGCGCAAGACTTATTGAGGAAGGCTCTTGACGTAAAGAGAAAACTTTTAGTAGATGCTGCACAATCCGAGAAAGATAGTAATATCTCGTCCGAAAGTGAATAAGTAGCCAacgaaaataattatttccactCTGAAGTGCGAGCTTAAACACGCCTgtaaactttctttgtttggcTATGTTTTTCTTAGGCTGTGCGCGTGTGCTTCACTTTTTGATTAATACTACTTCCCCTCCCCCTTCAAAGAACTGCTTGTGACATGCATTCATGTTGGGCCAAGTAAAATGATGTGAACGTGGAGTTCACTAAATTATGTTTAGAAGGTCAGCAATTTCGCAAACGTTAACCACTCACTTTAGAAACGTCTTATGTTCTACAACTTTTGCAAAAATTCACGTTGAAATACCAAAATAAAATCTGAACTGAAAAGTGCAATCTTGTCTATTTACGTGAAGTCCCCGTAAGTTTTCCTGAGTATACTTTTCGCACTGTCCCTCGTTTTACACTTCTTGAACCAATTAACATATATCGCTAACGATCTTTACAAGAAACCTCTAAAATACGGTGCACAGCAAAGGTAACCTCTCCTGCTTATCGTAATCTGTGGAGACTGGTAAAGAGCAATGGCGGCTGACTTGTCACGAGCAGTGAAAAGTCTTCATATTTCGTGGTGGCTAGTCTGCTAAGAACAAACGTTTATGAAAAAGTAAAGTCGTTTTGAGCCGCAGCATGGTCAACGAAAGCACCAGAACAACTCGCAAAAGTCGGTAAGAAACGATCGTTGTACATGGCCTCTGGAAGTGAATTTTAGTCTTCAAACCCCCCACCCCACTGGAATTTCCAATTCCCTCCGTGGTGGGGgtctggatattttctggaaacacACATTGCCACTgtgaaaattttgatttctaaGGAGGTCTTTACTCTTAAGTATGCAAAAGCATCAGAGAGAATAGAAATTACCGTACTTATTCGCCTATAAGCCGagcgatttttacacaaacCCACACCgaatttgggtaaatttgaagcCGTAGaaggggtctcggcttatagctgagtatttttgattaaaaaaatttctcagcaaaataaaacagcaacaaatgaaCATGTATTCACTTACAAGCCGAGCTAAATAGAAAAGCAAGAAACACTTATACTTTTAGACTGCGACCGAGGACCTCTAGAATTGAAAAGACGCATTTGTTCCTCCAGTACAGCGTCAGCTTAAGGTACATCGCCGGTTCTGCTTGTTGAAAGGCTTCCAACACTTTGAGAGCCAAACGATGACCTGCTGTTgttctcttcgtcttctttacaAAGTTCATGCAATCAAACTCAATCTCCAATCGTAGTTCTATTTTCTCATTACTCATCGACTGAACTCTCGAAGGAACGATTATTTCTCCTTGAAATACTGCAGCCAGCATTTCAAGGTTAAGCTCCATCAAGATGTCATCCATTTTTTCGCGCTCAACAAAGCAATATACGGAATGTTTTGTGGGAGCCTGGTGACGATAATAACGAATCTTCCTGCAGGGACGTACGAAGCCTCATGATCACGTCGCTTGATTctttctaatcttttgcattcattttattgctttgagtatAATTTTACGATCACTgtcactttgtattttcacgaaaatttcatggtcgacgataaacttcaagatcgaaaatggctctcggcttataaccgagtattatgcatttacaattcgtgttgatcaagttaattttttgcgtgagaagtttggggtctcggcttatagccgagatCGGCTTGTAGCCGAATAAGTACGGTAACTGCTTTTatggtgtgtggaataagcaCCATGTGCCACAGCAGTTATGATTTTTCCTGTCAATTCAGCAAGATTTGTTTTTCTGATTCATCAAACAGTGACGAAGCAGTGTTTATAGTTGCAATACTCTTGTGTTACATCTGTGACCAGACTAAATATATTTATCTGGTTTTCTCAGCACTTTTAACTACTTATAACAGGTATAATGACTGTGACAAAGTGTGAAGCTCATATGGGGgctgaaacaattatttttcaatctgcagttatttttctttttgtcttgcAGTTACAtttcttaattaaataaaacaaaagaattgcTCTTGTTGGGTATAGCAtgtcattaataatattgataagtCAGGGTTCTTAAtccacagtttcttttatgCACATTTTCTAATTTCTCCCTGTTGAAATTATTGAAGCTCAGTTATTGAAGGAAAACTAACACAAAGGCACATATTTGTGATATGAATTTCTTGCATTTTAATCCTCAGTTCTCCAAGATAATGTCTAACAATAACAGTTTTATTATACAAGTACAAGCCTATCAGATCTTGTTGTTTACATGTACCTTATAACAATAAAGACTGAAGTTGCAAGTAACAGCAAATATAGCTGTATCTCTAAACCGAAAGTCTTACAAAAGTAAGTTGCTTTTCATAAGCAGCACCAGAAAATGCCATCTAAAATTGACATCATATTTCTTACAACCATTATTCCAGTATGTGTCTCATTCTAATAGTTATCTTTCTTGCTGCAACACAtgcagaaatttctgccattaaAGGAGACTGACAGTATTTACACCCAATTTCATCCTGACATTTTGGAAGgccacagaaacaaaattcCCTGGTATAACACCTTTTGGGGATGTACTGCAATTTTGATTTGGAGTACTTTGCCAGATGTGGGTTTTGTTGCCTAAGCCAGATAAGGGACATATGTTCATGTAAGAAAACCTTCTCCCATCTTTCTTTTGGAAGAGAAAACTCTGCATAAGTAGCAAGTTTTTGGTGTTTTACCTCCCTCCCTTGCATGGTGTTTATGCCCAGACCAACCTGAAATGCACTGAACAAGGACCTGGAATGATAAGGGGCACATAAACCCACTGTCCACATCCTCAAGGTGACACTGGTAGAAAACAGTgaactgcaaataaaatactcCTGACATGACTTCTGTAAGTCATCTATACCCTTCTGGTTAATATCAGTTACTCTGTTCATGAGTGAACAGGCATTTCTGAACCTTAATCCAGAAAATGCAAGGGCATCTAGCCTAGCATTCCTACCTTCAGTGTCATTTGGTGAAATTACAGCTTCAATAACATCCATAAAATTGCTGCAAAACTTTCGCGTTTCTTCACCGGTAAATCTAtattcaaatgatttttcctttcttttctctctaaACTTCACAATTTTCTTGTACAGTTTATGAGACTTTACCTTGTTTCTAACTGCACGAAGATACTTACGAAAACAGCATTCAAATGGCAATTGGTAAACTGTGACTATGCAAGCATCAGGATTGGTTCAGGTAAGTGCAATAGTCATAACCTCCTTGTTCCATACCTGCCAACAGTTATTCCCCTAGTGAAGTGGTTCACATTTAGCTTTATCTACTACAGGGCCTAAGACAGGTTCAAACTCTTCCCTAGAATGTTTACTTGCAATGAAGTTGGTGACCAGATTTCTCTGCTGTTTAAGTGGCTTGTTAACAacagttgtttgtttgtacttTTCAACGAATTTAGTAACTTTAACCCTCTGGTCATATGACCATAGCTTCCAAGTACATGTACTATCTCTCCCAAAAGTGCCATGCTCATTCTTCACATCATCTCGCTTAACATTTTGCAAATGAGCTAGGGTAGGCGGCTGAATTGGTAAGTTCCCCAGAAAAAGTGGCGAGCCATTTCATGTCACTTGGGACAAGCTCAAActtaaaattaatagcaaTATCATCTCCCTGAAGTTGGTATGTCTTGCTTTcaatgagtgctatttcactCCGGATTTGTGTAGCATTCTTGATAATGGTTGGATGATCTTCCTTACAGTTAGCACCCAGTAAGAGGAAATTATCATCACAACTAGCAATTCGGTTCCCTAAGTTTAAAAAACTTACAAGCCATGAAGTGGCCTCGTTGTCTTTCCCAAATGGAGCTCCATCTGCCCCTATTGCCACCAAAAAAGTACCCGGGGCTTTTCCGAACCAACTAAGAATTGGTGTTACCTTATCTATTGATAGATACAGATCTGCCAACTGCAATAAACGGGCTTCAAGATCAAGGAAGCAGCCACTCACTTGATGTGTTACATTTGGACCATCTTGGTTCTCTATTTGCTCAGCCTGGGGGATTGGTTTTAATACCCCTATATCTATGGACTTGATGAACTTCATAAGATCTTTATAAGGTAGAAGTTTAGGGAGGAGAACCCCATTAGATAACTtacatctttttttcttactgTCTACCCCAGTTTTGTAGATAAGTGAACTCAGAACACTGTTGTACTTAGCTTTGCTCATGAGCCCTCCCCTGTATAAAATCATTACAGAGCGATTGACATTATCAGCAGATCTTTCAAATGCCCTGACAGCTACATTAGCAAGGGATGGAACTactttttcattgattttctttgacccttttgacatttctttgagctcttttgttgttgcatGGGTTACGACAGTGTTAAACAGTCCTCTCAAagatacttttcttttttttgaagGAGACAAGCTTGAATTGCCATGAATTTTAGAAGCATTCTCCATAGTTACCagccttctttttcttcctgttCTTGGAGGAAGGTCTAACACTTCACTATTACCGTCTTTGAAGCTAGAGACCTGTTGCATTGCTGATCCTCTTGGTAGATGGACCTTTTCGTTTTCAAGAAGGCCTCTCTGCATGCAACATACAAAACAATAGACATGCAATAATCTGATTATTTTAGGACACCCATACCTGCAAGGTATAAGTGACCAAGGGTGTTTGCTACCACTACCTCTCCTAGCAAGTGACATGATCTTAGCTATACTATTGCCAGAGTGCCTACTATAagcattttaacaaaatgtaataatggAGGCATGAATagatgaaataataaatgaatatATTGTTAACCACTCCCCTAGGGATggaaaataagtaaataaataaatcaacaaACAAACTTAATAATGAATCATGAATGGATGACATAATAAATGAATATATTGTTAACCACTACCCTAAggatagaaaataaataaatatgtatatataaataaatacatagataaataaataaataaataaataaaatgttatttatCCATCCTCGATAAGGGCTAAAACTAACAACAGTTTAACACTTCCCTTGTTTTAAGAAATTTCCCGTCATGAGAatgttgtggaaaaaaaaaagataaagcatgtaaacaaaaataacctACCTTAACTTTTAATGCatgtatttcattttccatcTCAGCACATACAGACTGCAATTCAGTGCATTTGCTTATAGCTCTTCCAATAGCTTCCTCTTTCGCGAGCCGTTTAGCCCTTGCAAAAGCCCCGATGTTGAAGCGTCCTTTCCTCTCTTTATGTGCTTGGTCTAAAATCCTGCGGATGGGCCAAACAGCACCAAATTTTACACAACAGTGGCCGACTACATTGAAAACTTGTTATCGTTTCACTTTTTCGAAATACGCCCGATAAAGCCGAAAATATCCctcaaaagaaggaaaaaaagacgTGTAAACAAAACCTACCTATCATTGCCGCTAAAAAAGTCTAGAATCCGTTTTCtcgagtggttttcaaatctTCGAAAAGCTCAGGCCTTCCTTGTCAACATGGCGGAAACACTGCAGTCATATTTTCGGAAAGCACTAAATAACATCGCCCTAAACCTGGTGAGTCATCGATATGTCAGCGGAGTCTTGAAAGAGGATCACTTCGTTTCCGCTCGCTCGCTCACTCCTCGCTTCTGATCGATCGCGGCGAGGATTAtttcagccataaaacggTCAATGGACCTTTCCAGTTCATATCACTGAAAAGCTGTTTAATACGTAATGGAtttagcagtattttattacgGAATACACGGCTTATGACTTttctgagaaacctttttgcgttACTGGTCTCGGTCGATGTTGTCTATCGTCAACACGCGAGGAAATCTTATCtaacatcgactgaaaccagGTGTCAACTCTGAGACCAAAGAGGAGAAGATATGAGAACGATCCACACGAGAAGACAGCTTTCAACTGGTAAGTATATTCACGGTTTTAACCTTACAATTACTTTCAAAGTGTTTTTAACGTTATGTTTACATTTGTAGCTttctaaaaaagaaagtttgaatcgagTTGAATTTCTATTCTGTTAAGTTGGTAAGGTTGCCCTGTCAAGCTACCgtaatcaatttttttattagatgtACCCAAATACAAATTTACAGTTTACCAGCAAGGTGAAATCTATTAATTAGACTAGGGTGAAAATCCGCAAAGTGGCAACTCATTTGTTGGTCCAAGGGGGTTGTTAGAAAGGGGTTAAAAGAGTGACCCATCGGTggagcataaaaataaaataaattaatggttgG contains:
- the LOC141895109 gene encoding uncharacterized protein LOC141895109, yielding MENEIHALKVKRGLLENEKVHLPRGSAMQQVSSFKDGNSEVLDLPPRTGRKRRLVTMENASKIHGNSSLSPSKKRKVSLRGLFNTVVTHATTKELKEMSKGSKKINEKVVPSLANVAVRAFERSADNVNRSVMILYRGGLMSKAKYNSVLSSLIYKTGVDSKKKRCKLSNGVLLPKLLPYKDLMKFIKSIDIGVLKPIPQAEQIENQDGPNVTHQVSGCFLDLEARLLQLADLYLSIDKVTPILSWFGKAPGTFLVAIGADGAPFGKDNEATSWLVSFLNLGNRIASCDDNFLLLGANCKEDHPTIIKNATQIRSEIALIESKTYQLQGDDIAINFKFELVPSDMKWLATFSGELTNSAAYPSSFAKC